In one window of Microtus pennsylvanicus isolate mMicPen1 chromosome 2, mMicPen1.hap1, whole genome shotgun sequence DNA:
- the Grina gene encoding protein lifeguard 1: protein MSHEKSFLVSGDSYPPPNPGYPVGPQPPMPPYVQPPYPGAPYPQPPFQASPYGQPGYPHGPIPYPQGGYPQGPYPQGGYPQGPYPQSPFPPNPYGQPPPFQDPASPQHGNYQGEGPPSYYDNQDFPAVNWDKNIRQAFIRKVFLVLTLQLSVTLSTVAVFTFVGEVKGFVRENVWTYYVSYAIFFISLIVLSCCGDFRRKHPWNLVALSILTVSLSYMVGMIASFYNTEAVIMAVGITTAVCFTVVIFSMQTRYDFTSCMGVLLVSVVVLFIFAILCIFIRNRILEIVYASLGALLFTCFLAVDTQLLLGNKQLSLSPEEYVFAALNLYTDIINIFLYILTIIGRAKE from the exons ATGTCCCATGAAAAGAGTTTCTTGGTATCTGGGGACAGCTATCCTCCCCCAAACCCTGGATATCCTGTGGGGCCCCAACCCCCTATGCCTCCCTATGTTCAGCCTCCCTACCCTGGGGCCCCATACCCACAGCCTCCTTTCCAGGCCTCTCCCTATGGTCAGCCAGGGTATCCCCATGGGCCCATCCCCTACCCACAAGGTGGCTACCCCCAGGGACCCTACCCTCAAGGAGGCTACCCACAGGGGCCATACCCACAGAGCCCCTTCCCCCCTAACCCTTATGGACAGCCACCACCCTTCCAGGACCCTGCCT CACCGCAGCACGGGAACTATCAGGGAGAAGGACCTCCATCCTACTATGACAACCAGGACTTCCCCGCTGTCAACTGGGACAAGAACATTCGGCAGGCCTTCATCAGAAAG GTGTTTCTGGTGCTGACCCTGCAGCTGTCCGTGACCCTGTCGACCGTGGCCGTTTTCACTTTTGTTGGGGAGGTGAAGGGCTTTGTCCGAGAGAATGTCTGGACCTATTATGTCTCCTACGCCATCTTCTTCATCTCCCTCATTGTCCTCAGCTGTTGTGGGGACTTTCGGCGAAAGCATCCCTGGAATCTTGTTGCTCTG TCAATCCTGACCGTCAGCTTGTCCTACATGGTGGGCATGATAGCCAGCTTTTACAACACGGAGGCAGTCATCATGGCAGTGGGCATCACCACGGCTGTCTGCTTCACGGTGGTCATCTTCTCCATGCAG ACCCGCTATGACTTTACCTCGTGCATGGGTGTGCTCCTGGTAAGTGTGGTGGTGCTCTTCATCTTTGCGATACTCTGCATCTTCATCCGGAACCGCATCCTGGAGATTGTGTATGCCTCGCTGGGCGCTCTGCTCTTCACCTGC TTCCTGGCAGTGGACACTCAACTGCTCCTGGGGAACAAGCAGCTCTCCCTGAGCCCAGAGGAGTATGTGTTTGCGGCTCTGAACCTGTACACGGACATCATCAACATCTTCCTATACATTCTCACCATCATTGGCCGTGCCAAGGAGTAG